One genomic segment of Deltaproteobacteria bacterium includes these proteins:
- a CDS encoding beta-lactamase family protein: MAKAKIGKTDIGNAKKLGLDPDRLRKLKKVITEDTAKGLYDGAVFIVARHGEIAMFEAVGHTDLAKKRKAKKDDIFFIMSLTKQMTTVRVLMAIEEGKFTLTTPIKDVIPEFGTKGKQNITVLHILTHMSGLNTEIPFTLPVDKLGNIEEVVKAFCLERLLYMPGTIITYNPVTSLALVAAMVQRLDERKRPFRTIMKEDVFEPLGMKSTALGLPDKLRKKIVPIIVRDLTPGIFEPFLIESMNYIAAEDTELPSGGVVSTAHDIFLFTEMLRQGGELNGKRLLSPETVDLATTNHTGDLPNHLMDHMREMYGWPEIPAYLGLTFFLRGEGMFPTPLGLNTSPWTYAGLGAGSTMFWVDPEKELTYIFLSAGLMEEGRSFMRHQRLSDMVVASVIE; encoded by the coding sequence ATGGCGAAAGCAAAGATCGGAAAAACGGACATCGGCAACGCGAAGAAACTGGGGCTTGATCCGGATCGTTTACGGAAGTTGAAGAAGGTAATCACGGAAGATACTGCAAAAGGTCTCTATGACGGTGCCGTCTTCATCGTCGCCCGACATGGTGAAATTGCCATGTTCGAGGCTGTCGGCCATACAGACCTGGCGAAAAAGCGCAAAGCAAAAAAGGACGACATATTCTTCATCATGTCACTGACCAAGCAAATGACGACCGTCAGGGTCCTGATGGCAATCGAAGAGGGGAAATTCACACTGACAACACCTATCAAAGACGTCATTCCCGAGTTCGGCACCAAGGGTAAGCAGAACATAACCGTCCTGCACATCCTCACCCATATGAGCGGATTAAATACGGAGATCCCCTTTACCCTTCCCGTAGACAAGCTTGGAAATATTGAAGAAGTCGTCAAGGCATTCTGTCTTGAGCGGCTTCTGTATATGCCTGGGACGATCATCACTTACAATCCCGTTACTTCTCTTGCCCTGGTTGCCGCCATGGTCCAACGGCTGGATGAACGGAAACGGCCCTTCCGGACGATCATGAAAGAAGACGTCTTTGAGCCGTTGGGCATGAAAAGCACCGCCCTGGGCCTGCCTGACAAACTGAGGAAGAAGATCGTGCCGATCATTGTCCGCGACCTGACCCCGGGTATTTTCGAACCCTTCCTCATTGAGTCGATGAACTACATCGCTGCTGAAGATACCGAGTTGCCCTCAGGAGGGGTCGTTTCGACCGCTCATGATATCTTTCTCTTCACGGAAATGCTTCGCCAGGGCGGTGAGCTGAACGGAAAACGACTGCTGAGCCCGGAAACCGTCGATCTCGCAACGACAAATCACACCGGCGATCTGCCGAATCATTTGATGGACCATATGCGGGAGATGTACGGATGGCCGGAGATCCCCGCATATCTCGGCCTCACCTTTTTTCTGAGGGGGGAGGGAATGTTTCCAACTCCGTTGGGCTTGAATACCTCGCCCTGGACATATGCCGGTTTAGGTGCCGGTTCAACCATGTTCTGGGTTGATCCGGAAAAAGAGCTCACCTATATATTCCTTTCCGCCGGACTAATGGAGGAGGGAAGGAGCTTCATGCGGCATCAGCGCCTGTCCGACATGGTCGTGGCATCGGTGATCGAATGA
- a CDS encoding tetrathionate reductase family octaheme c-type cytochrome translates to MGYGWKDKAFDFSAQDRIDCLACHDTTGTYKKFPTGCGHPAYETKQFGGKTFQPADLSSVAQHVGRTSRATCGACHFYGGGGDGIKHGELNSLLVAPSKAIDVHMDVEGLDYRCTTCHTTVDHVIPGRYYVYPAQNAHRYAVPHDKENLIGCETCHGAAPHPDSATLNDHVATVSCQACHIPTIGRGGKSTLVGWDWSTAGKFDENQKFIVKKDAAGNVSYHTMKGDLAWNQSFVPEYRWYTGGMTYHCADDPVDAAEVLSMNSPEGAYGLEGAKIFPFKVLRGTQIYDPVTSVLIVPKLFGPKGMGAYWADFDWKRSATAGMAEVGKPFSGEIGFVETESYWPVTHMVAPKEESLQCDACHSRNGRLAQLGGFYLPGRDASSVLDTAGWILVILTLICVIAHILLRVYFTTMKRERS, encoded by the coding sequence ATAGGTTATGGTTGGAAGGACAAGGCATTCGACTTCAGCGCCCAGGATCGGATCGATTGCCTGGCCTGTCATGACACGACGGGGACGTACAAAAAGTTTCCCACCGGATGCGGCCATCCGGCGTATGAAACGAAACAGTTCGGCGGCAAAACATTTCAACCTGCCGATCTTTCTTCTGTCGCCCAGCATGTGGGCAGAACAAGCAGAGCAACATGCGGTGCCTGCCATTTCTATGGCGGTGGAGGAGACGGCATCAAACACGGTGAACTGAACTCTCTGCTGGTGGCTCCCTCCAAGGCGATCGATGTCCATATGGATGTCGAGGGGCTGGACTATCGATGCACGACATGTCACACCACGGTCGATCACGTGATCCCGGGGAGATACTATGTCTATCCGGCGCAGAATGCCCACCGGTATGCCGTGCCGCATGATAAGGAAAATCTTATCGGGTGTGAGACATGCCACGGCGCAGCGCCTCATCCGGATTCGGCTACGCTGAACGATCACGTCGCCACTGTTTCTTGCCAGGCCTGCCATATTCCGACGATCGGCAGGGGCGGCAAATCAACACTCGTCGGCTGGGATTGGAGCACGGCGGGAAAATTTGACGAGAACCAGAAATTTATTGTGAAAAAAGATGCGGCCGGCAATGTCAGTTATCATACCATGAAGGGTGACCTGGCATGGAACCAGTCGTTCGTTCCGGAATATCGATGGTATACGGGGGGCATGACATATCATTGTGCCGACGACCCCGTTGATGCTGCCGAAGTGCTCTCGATGAACAGCCCCGAGGGCGCGTATGGTCTCGAGGGAGCTAAGATATTCCCCTTCAAGGTTCTCCGCGGCACGCAGATATATGACCCCGTCACCAGCGTCCTGATCGTGCCGAAACTGTTCGGTCCGAAGGGAATGGGTGCCTACTGGGCGGATTTTGACTGGAAGAGATCAGCGACGGCGGGCATGGCTGAGGTGGGCAAGCCCTTCAGCGGTGAGATCGGGTTTGTTGAGACGGAATCCTACTGGCCGGTCACCCACATGGTAGCGCCGAAGGAAGAGTCTCTGCAATGCGACGCCTGCCACAGCAGGAACGGCCGGCTCGCACAGCTCGGCGGTTTTTATCTTCCCGGTCGGGACGCGTCTTCCGTCCTCGATACCGCCGGCTGGATCCTGGTCATACTGACACTTATCTGCGTGATCGCGCATATCCTGTTGCGTGTATATTTCACTACGATGAAGAGGGAACGATCATGA
- a CDS encoding cytochrome b/b6 domain-containing protein produces the protein MKKEILLYTVFERLWHWTQMLLIFLLVITGFEVHGSCHIVGFKDACMYHDYFGWALVTLTVFGIFWHLVTGEWKQYIPNVTNIMGVAFYYFIGMFKGHPHPFQKSRERKLNPLQQVSYLFFVFLLLVQVISGVLYYFPVWSKKFVGLSLETIALVHTAVAFLMISFIIVHICMATTGPTIFTYIKSMITGREEIEQFEDYTTK, from the coding sequence ATGAAAAAAGAAATCCTTTTATATACCGTGTTCGAACGTCTCTGGCACTGGACCCAGATGCTGCTTATTTTTTTACTGGTCATCACCGGTTTTGAGGTACACGGTTCCTGTCACATCGTCGGGTTCAAAGATGCCTGCATGTACCATGACTATTTTGGATGGGCACTCGTTACCCTGACGGTGTTCGGGATCTTCTGGCATCTCGTGACCGGTGAATGGAAACAGTACATTCCCAATGTCACTAATATCATGGGTGTTGCTTTTTATTACTTCATCGGCATGTTCAAAGGGCATCCGCATCCCTTTCAGAAGTCCCGTGAACGCAAACTGAACCCTCTCCAGCAGGTATCGTATCTTTTTTTCGTGTTCCTGTTGCTGGTGCAGGTCATAAGCGGTGTGCTGTATTATTTCCCCGTATGGAGTAAAAAGTTTGTCGGGCTGAGCCTGGAGACGATAGCGCTTGTCCATACGGCCGTCGCTTTTCTCATGATCTCGTTCATTATCGTGCATATCTGCATGGCGACAACGGGACCGACGATCTTCACATATATAAAGTCGATGATAACCGGTCGGGAGGAAATAGAACAATTCGAGGATTATACAACGAAGTGA
- a CDS encoding citrate synthase, whose amino-acid sequence MGDTAQLIIDGKAYELPIVTGTEGERAIDITNLRRDTGVITLDPGFANTGSCVSSISYMNGEDGILRYRGIPIEELAAQSTFVETAYLLIFGDLPSERTLSAVSEMLNEHSLVHEDMLNFFRHYPPRTHPMGILSSMVNALRAFYPELRELDREEQLRLTFTRLLSKVRTLAAVSYRISKGDRVVYPRYDLKYCANFLNMMFDSTVRPYEIDPDVVRALEVFWILHADHEQNCSTSAVRLVGSANVNLYAAVSAGISALWGPLHGGANQAVYEMLQKIHDSGGDIQPFIERAKTREDSFRLYGFGHRVYKTHDPRAPILEKVVERILDKLKRHDPLLDIARKLKDVVEKDPYFIDHQLYVNVDFYSGILLRALNIPLNMFPVMFAIGRLPGWIAQWKESHDDPNRRLCRPRQIYQGETIRHYIPREDRNQKD is encoded by the coding sequence GTGGGAGATACCGCTCAACTCATCATCGACGGCAAGGCCTATGAATTACCCATCGTGACGGGTACCGAGGGCGAACGGGCCATCGATATCACCAATCTCAGGAGAGACACGGGGGTCATTACCCTTGACCCGGGTTTCGCCAATACGGGAAGCTGCGTCAGCAGCATCTCCTACATGAACGGGGAAGATGGCATTCTCCGATACCGGGGTATCCCCATCGAAGAGCTGGCCGCGCAATCGACCTTCGTCGAAACGGCCTACCTTCTCATTTTCGGGGATCTGCCCTCCGAGCGTACCCTGTCCGCCGTTTCCGAAATGCTCAACGAGCATTCCCTCGTCCACGAGGACATGCTGAACTTCTTCCGCCACTATCCACCGAGGACCCATCCCATGGGTATTCTCTCGTCCATGGTGAACGCGTTGCGGGCCTTTTACCCCGAGCTGCGGGAACTGGACCGCGAAGAACAGCTCCGGCTCACCTTCACACGGCTTCTCTCGAAAGTGCGGACCCTTGCCGCCGTATCCTACCGGATATCAAAGGGTGACCGGGTCGTGTACCCCCGGTATGATCTCAAGTACTGCGCGAATTTTCTGAACATGATGTTCGATTCGACGGTCAGGCCCTATGAGATCGATCCCGATGTCGTCAGGGCTCTTGAGGTGTTCTGGATCCTTCACGCGGACCACGAACAGAACTGTTCCACCTCGGCGGTTCGCCTGGTGGGCAGCGCGAACGTGAATCTCTACGCCGCCGTATCCGCGGGGATCAGCGCCCTCTGGGGTCCCCTGCACGGCGGAGCGAATCAGGCCGTCTACGAAATGCTCCAGAAGATACATGACAGCGGAGGTGACATCCAGCCCTTCATCGAACGCGCCAAGACCCGGGAGGATTCCTTCCGGCTGTACGGGTTCGGCCACCGGGTGTACAAGACCCATGACCCCCGGGCGCCGATCCTCGAAAAGGTGGTCGAACGGATACTCGACAAACTGAAGCGCCATGACCCGCTGCTTGATATCGCCCGGAAGCTCAAGGACGTGGTCGAGAAGGACCCTTACTTCATCGATCACCAGCTTTATGTAAATGTCGATTTCTACAGCGGAATTCTTCTGCGGGCGTTGAACATCCCCCTGAACATGTTTCCCGTCATGTTCGCCATCGGCCGCCTGCCCGGCTGGATCGCTCAATGGAAGGAAAGTCACGACGATCCGAACCGTCGCCTCTGCCGGCCGCGGCAGATCTACCAGGGTGAGACGATCCGGCATTACATCCCCAGGGAAGACCGAAACCAGAAGGATTGA